Proteins encoded by one window of Candidatus Pelagibacter giovannonii:
- a CDS encoding GspE/PulE family protein, whose amino-acid sequence MLKISRESEINLVNVLIDNDIISGKDLINIKKVSTENNKSQIDAIFELKLTDEKKIIDLLIKEQNLEIIDLKTVKITDEIKTVLPSNYIKINFVAPFKIEGKTLHMAIPDSSKLGLMRNLKAITKKDIELHAAKITDISEYIERLSNETDEVTIASIRSDNRKKTKTFETDLGDAGEVLENAPEEDIEAIENESEVIKFSTAVVADAIKMGVSDIHIEPYRFNSRVRYRLDGMLQEQETYRQFLHDNYGAVVTRFKIMGKLDIAERRLPQDGAINFKIGNKVVDLRLSILPTANNERIVMRILNKDAGDITLEQLNFEKQDLESLRKGIHSSQGLILVTGPTGSGKSTTLYSILKEVSRPHLNILTAEDPVEYELEGVGQVQIKDDIGFTFAKALRSFLRQDPEIILVGEMRDKETVDIGLKAALTGHLVFSTLHTNDAPSTITRLQNMGTPDYLISAACQLVVAQRLARKNCKDCRVQDDDVNPKVLKDLGFSEEEASKVKAIKGKGCGKCSDTGYKGRQGIYEILVVSKPIKEAILKQATTPELREIAIKEGFRTMQDMGRRMIASGELNFREYERVLSSE is encoded by the coding sequence ATGTTAAAAATTAGTAGAGAAAGCGAAATTAACTTAGTTAATGTCTTGATTGATAATGACATTATTTCAGGAAAAGATTTAATAAATATTAAAAAAGTAAGTACTGAAAACAATAAGTCTCAAATTGATGCAATATTTGAGTTAAAACTCACTGATGAAAAAAAAATAATTGATCTATTAATTAAAGAACAAAATTTAGAAATAATTGATTTAAAGACAGTTAAAATTACAGATGAAATAAAAACAGTTTTACCATCAAATTATATAAAGATAAATTTTGTAGCACCATTTAAAATTGAAGGAAAAACTTTGCACATGGCAATTCCAGATAGTTCAAAACTGGGATTGATGAGAAATTTAAAAGCTATTACAAAAAAAGACATTGAACTACACGCTGCAAAAATAACTGATATCTCTGAATATATTGAAAGATTATCAAATGAAACAGATGAAGTAACAATTGCATCAATACGTAGTGATAATAGAAAAAAAACTAAAACTTTTGAAACAGATTTAGGAGATGCAGGAGAAGTTTTAGAAAATGCACCAGAAGAAGATATTGAAGCAATTGAAAACGAGTCAGAGGTAATTAAATTTAGTACAGCAGTTGTGGCTGATGCAATAAAAATGGGTGTGAGTGATATTCATATTGAGCCTTACAGATTCAATTCAAGAGTAAGATATCGACTAGATGGTATGCTTCAAGAGCAAGAAACTTATAGACAGTTTTTACATGATAACTATGGGGCAGTGGTTACTCGATTTAAAATTATGGGTAAACTAGATATTGCTGAAAGAAGATTGCCACAAGATGGAGCCATTAATTTTAAAATTGGTAACAAGGTAGTGGATCTTCGTTTGTCAATATTGCCTACAGCAAATAATGAGAGAATCGTAATGCGTATTCTTAATAAGGACGCAGGAGATATCACTCTTGAGCAATTAAATTTTGAAAAGCAAGATTTAGAAAGTTTAAGAAAAGGAATTCACAGTAGTCAGGGATTAATTCTAGTTACAGGACCAACAGGATCAGGTAAGTCGACAACATTATATAGTATTTTAAAAGAAGTAAGTCGTCCTCATTTAAATATTTTAACAGCCGAAGACCCTGTGGAATATGAATTAGAAGGTGTAGGACAAGTGCAAATTAAAGATGATATTGGCTTTACTTTTGCTAAGGCCTTAAGATCTTTCTTAAGACAAGACCCAGAAATTATTCTAGTTGGTGAGATGAGAGACAAAGAAACAGTTGATATAGGGTTAAAAGCTGCTCTTACAGGTCACTTAGTATTTAGTACTTTGCACACTAATGATGCTCCAAGTACTATTACTAGATTACAAAACATGGGTACACCCGATTATTTAATAAGTGCTGCCTGCCAACTTGTGGTAGCTCAAAGACTAGCTAGAAAAAATTGTAAAGATTGTAGAGTACAAGATGATGACGTTAATCCTAAAGTTCTTAAAGATTTAGGTTTTAGTGAAGAAGAGGCATCTAAAGTTAAAGCTATAAAAGGTAAGGGTTGTGGAAAATGTAGCGACACTGGTTATAAAGGCCGACAAGGTATTTATGAAATTTTAGTGGTATCAAAACCAATCAAAGAAGCTATTTTAAAGCAAGCAACGACTCCTGAATTAAGAGAAATAGCTATTAAAGAAGGATTTAGAACAATGCAAGATATGGGTAGAAGAATGATTGCATCTGGTGAACTTAATTTTAGAGAATATGAGAGAGTTCTTTCAAGCGAATAA
- a CDS encoding STAS domain-containing protein produces MTYKITEEDNITTIFLDGEIDMDKTEEVKEVIFPKIDSGKDVVLNLSNVQYMDSSGISVLIESHQKALEKGTKVIIKDVSKSVLKVIMMAKLEQILNLE; encoded by the coding sequence ATGACATACAAAATTACAGAAGAAGATAATATAACTACCATATTTTTAGATGGTGAAATAGATATGGATAAAACAGAAGAAGTTAAGGAAGTTATCTTTCCAAAAATCGACTCTGGTAAAGATGTTGTTTTAAATTTAAGTAACGTTCAATACATGGACTCTTCAGGTATTTCGGTTTTAATAGAAAGTCATCAAAAAGCCCTAGAGAAGGGAACGAAGGTTATCATTAAAGATGTGAGTAAATCAGTTTTAAAAGTAATTATGATGGCAAAGTTAGAGCAAATTTTAAATTTGGAATAA
- a CDS encoding heavy-metal-associated domain-containing protein, with product MLKKYIIFLGFILFSTNLFAAQTQIAQVNGMMCIKCQKMVTKALQAASPSATVKVSWPEGVAVSSYPDKSDLSNEDYKKAILGTGFEVIKVVSVDKIITDAGEARKLVD from the coding sequence ATGTTAAAAAAATATATAATATTTTTAGGTTTCATTTTATTTTCAACCAATTTATTTGCAGCTCAAACTCAAATTGCGCAAGTAAATGGAATGATGTGTATTAAATGCCAAAAAATGGTAACTAAAGCACTTCAAGCAGCTAGCCCATCTGCTACTGTTAAAGTCTCATGGCCAGAAGGTGTTGCGGTATCATCTTACCCTGATAAATCTGATTTATCTAATGAAGATTATAAAAAAGCAATCCTTGGAACAGGCTTTGAAGTTATTAAAGTAGTTAGTGTTGATAAGATTATTACTGATGCTGGTGAAGCTAGAAAATTAGTAGATTAA
- a CDS encoding type II secretion system F family protein: protein MEAFTYKGISEGKYIEGDIEAINLDEASHLLKEKKIIITNINKSKKKKEGVKKKSSGSSIFGKKKVKVQEILIFSKQFATMVKAGLPILQVLVMLRDQLESPAIKEIIEDIRKSLEGGVNLSRCFEKYPQYFDNVYVNLIKAGEASGKLDVFLLKIVDSLEKKEKIKKKIKGALMYPAIMFSVAITVSAFMLIKVVPVFAKMYDGMGLELPAATATIMAMSDFLSGTGGKLIFFGGIGGYFGFKFIVKRNAAIRYKWHKQILKLPIFGDMILKSLLARISLIMGNLSAAGVNLLESLEIAKSVSNNDVVSEALENVKKGVFSGDTLTKLFLKEPLFPPTFSQLISVGEQTGQLDEMFNSVSAYYEEEFDTSVDNMSTLIEPIMIVFMGVMIGGLMIAMYSPIFNVGALIN, encoded by the coding sequence ATGGAAGCTTTTACTTACAAAGGAATATCTGAAGGTAAGTATATAGAAGGAGACATTGAGGCAATAAATCTTGATGAAGCTTCACATTTATTAAAAGAAAAAAAAATAATAATTACCAATATAAACAAGTCTAAGAAAAAAAAAGAGGGTGTAAAAAAGAAATCAAGTGGATCCTCTATCTTTGGGAAAAAAAAAGTTAAAGTACAAGAAATTCTTATATTTTCAAAACAATTTGCAACGATGGTTAAGGCGGGTTTACCTATTTTACAGGTCTTAGTAATGTTGAGAGACCAGTTAGAAAGTCCTGCTATTAAAGAAATAATTGAAGATATCAGAAAGAGTTTAGAGGGAGGTGTAAACTTATCAAGATGTTTTGAAAAATACCCTCAATATTTTGATAACGTTTATGTAAACTTGATAAAAGCTGGTGAAGCAAGTGGTAAGCTAGATGTGTTCTTACTAAAAATAGTAGATTCATTAGAGAAAAAAGAAAAGATTAAGAAAAAAATTAAAGGGGCTTTAATGTATCCTGCGATTATGTTTAGTGTAGCGATTACGGTAAGTGCTTTTATGTTGATTAAAGTAGTTCCAGTATTTGCAAAGATGTATGATGGAATGGGCCTAGAATTACCAGCTGCAACAGCAACAATTATGGCAATGAGTGACTTTTTAAGTGGTACAGGTGGAAAGTTAATTTTTTTTGGAGGAATAGGGGGATATTTTGGATTTAAATTTATTGTAAAAAGAAATGCTGCAATTCGTTATAAATGGCATAAACAAATTTTAAAATTACCAATTTTTGGAGATATGATTTTAAAATCTCTACTAGCAAGAATTTCATTAATTATGGGTAATTTAAGTGCAGCTGGTGTTAATTTATTAGAAAGTTTAGAAATTGCAAAATCAGTTAGTAATAATGATGTTGTTAGCGAGGCACTTGAGAATGTAAAAAAAGGTGTTTTCTCCGGTGATACATTAACTAAGCTTTTTTTAAAAGAACCATTATTCCCACCAACTTTTAGTCAATTAATTTCTGTCGGTGAACAAACTGGTCAATTAGATGAAATGTTTAATTCAGTATCTGCTTATTATGAAGAAGAATTTGATACATCAGTGGACAACATGTCTACTTTAATTGAGCCTATCATGATTGTTTTTATGGGAGTAATGATTGGTGGCTTAATGATAGCCATGTATTCACCAATATTTAACGTTGGTGCTTTAATTAACTAA
- a CDS encoding prepilin-type N-terminal cleavage/methylation domain-containing protein, whose amino-acid sequence MKNNKGFTLIELLVVVAIIGILAAVGVVAYNGYTKSAKINASKSNHASVVKYIAAEIQKCNMQTETTAMSGNLTCADDMGSAATIIAKAAIALGDFKNPFVAGAGVLAGTAASAAKGVTNLAADSDDDTIEVSTRFADADTDDATVEVITNNVEIE is encoded by the coding sequence ATGAAAAATAATAAAGGTTTCACTTTAATTGAGCTACTAGTTGTTGTAGCAATTATTGGTATTTTAGCAGCTGTTGGGGTTGTTGCTTACAACGGTTACACTAAGAGTGCAAAAATTAACGCATCTAAATCTAATCACGCTTCAGTAGTGAAGTATATAGCAGCTGAGATTCAAAAATGTAATATGCAAACAGAAACTACTGCTATGAGTGGAAATTTAACATGTGCAGATGACATGGGTTCTGCTGCAACTATTATTGCTAAAGCTGCAATTGCGTTAGGTGATTTTAAAAATCCATTTGTAGCTGGTGCAGGAGTACTTGCTGGTACTGCAGCTAGTGCTGCTAAAGGTGTTACAAATTTGGCAGCAGATTCAGATGATGATACAATCGAAGTTTCGACTAGATTTGCAGATGCAGATACAGATGATGCTACAGTTGAGGTTATTACTAACAACGTTGAGATTGAGTAA
- a CDS encoding STAS domain-containing protein, whose translation MKFKVSNNKNVSTVFLNGEIDMDIADDVREIVFPLIDSGKEVHLNLKDVQYMDSSGISVIIESNQRAREKNTKVELKEVSQPVEKVLAMARKFL comes from the coding sequence ATGAAATTTAAAGTCTCTAACAATAAAAATGTAAGCACTGTTTTTCTTAATGGAGAAATAGATATGGATATTGCAGATGATGTAAGAGAAATTGTTTTTCCTTTAATTGATTCTGGCAAAGAAGTTCATTTAAATTTAAAAGATGTACAATATATGGACTCTTCTGGTATATCTGTAATAATAGAAAGTAATCAAAGAGCTCGAGAAAAAAATACTAAAGTTGAACTTAAAGAAGTTAGTCAACCTGTTGAAAAAGTTTTAGCAATGGCAAGAAAGTTTCTATGA
- a CDS encoding ATP-binding protein codes for MSIDNLNQSEKKDFLVCSSSLKDVRTFSRDVFEKFKINEDLREELVLAIAEAAQNIVKHAYKDFPNTQDRMVVRISCNDEVLEISFFDKGKPVEESKVKHRAIDDIKPGGLGTFFIQEIMDSIKFEPGKEPWINNLVLTKKLKN; via the coding sequence ATGAGTATAGACAACTTAAATCAATCAGAAAAAAAAGATTTTTTAGTTTGTTCATCAAGTTTAAAAGACGTTAGAACTTTTTCTAGAGATGTTTTTGAAAAATTTAAAATTAATGAAGATTTAAGAGAAGAGTTAGTTTTGGCTATCGCTGAAGCTGCACAAAATATAGTTAAACATGCTTATAAAGATTTTCCTAACACTCAAGATAGAATGGTAGTAAGAATATCTTGTAATGATGAGGTTCTAGAGATTTCTTTCTTTGATAAAGGTAAACCGGTAGAAGAAAGTAAAGTTAAACATAGAGCAATAGACGATATTAAGCCAGGTGGACTAGGAACTTTTTTTATTCAAGAAATAATGGATTCAATTAAGTTTGAACCAGGAAAAGAGCCCTGGATTAATAATTTAGTTTTAACAAAAAAATTAAAAAATTAG
- a CDS encoding type IV pilin protein — protein sequence MSKKSFTKIKSKSSPGFSLVELLVVVAIIGILSAVGVVSYSGYVSGAKQKSAQNVMQQISLAQTEEYSNSGGYYTQADSSCTPTSLTSDNIETTLFGGGDQIAKDMGYEICIATGTGSSNFIIIAQEIKSSKACQLTLSRNGNFTRGDDC from the coding sequence TTGAGTAAAAAATCATTTACTAAAATTAAATCTAAAAGCTCACCAGGTTTTTCCCTGGTCGAGCTTTTAGTTGTTGTAGCAATTATTGGAATTTTATCTGCTGTAGGAGTTGTTAGTTACAGTGGATATGTTTCAGGGGCTAAGCAAAAGTCTGCCCAAAATGTGATGCAACAAATTTCTCTAGCCCAAACAGAAGAATATTCTAATAGTGGAGGTTATTACACTCAGGCTGACAGTAGCTGTACACCAACTTCATTAACATCAGATAATATTGAAACAACCTTGTTTGGAGGAGGAGATCAAATTGCTAAAGACATGGGTTATGAAATTTGCATTGCTACTGGCACAGGTTCATCGAACTTTATTATAATTGCTCAAGAAATTAAAAGTAGTAAAGCTTGCCAATTAACACTTAGTCGTAACGGTAATTTTACCAGAGGTGACGACTGTTAA